The proteins below come from a single Asterias rubens chromosome 9, eAstRub1.3, whole genome shotgun sequence genomic window:
- the LOC117294820 gene encoding RING finger protein 24-like — MIENVTMSSELPLNFQQVLPFLAVAGLILLLNLVFCCYLLRLKRSGKVDTGFKTVNYTKKKIGAKFDMCSVCLEDFEEGTKIGQCHCQHVFHIICISKWLRLRNTCPICNAKLRPLVTERSSLRVHVHSLPTQSVTSSL, encoded by the exons ATGATTGAGAATGTCACCATGTCCAGTGAACTTCCATTGAATTTTCAGCAAGTGTTGCCGTTTCTTGCCGTTGCTGGGCTAATCTTGTTGCTTAACCTGGTCTTCTGCTGCTATCTTCTGAG GCTCAAACGATCCGGAAAGGTCGACACTGGATTCAAAACA GTGAACTATACGAAGAAGAAAATTGGAGCCAAGTTTGAC ATGTGCTCCGTTTGCCTAGAAGACTTTGAAGAGGGCACAAAGATTGGTCAGTGTCACTGCCAGCATGTATTCCATATCAT ATGCATCTCCAAGTGGCTGCGGTTGCGCAATACCTGTCCTATTTGTAATGCCAAGTTACGGCCTTTAGTGACGGAGCGCTCAAGCCTACGTGTCCATGTGCATTCACTACCTACACAGTCAGTTACCAGTAGCCTCTAA